tgtaattatttacctGTATTGCTTGCATTTGTGTATAGTTATCGTTATATTCTGTAAcaacattatatgaaattgacTTATGTATAATAAAGGAGGTTCCTCCATATCCATCAGGTCTGTTAAGGTTatgtacaatgtaattattatctaatagGTTATCATTTTTTTGTAACCAAGATTCTTGGATAATACCTATGTGGAtctccttttttgtaaataaatgcatgACCTCAGGCCATTTAGGCTTAAGAGACCTTGCATTCCACTGTACtatgttaagtttatttgttaccATTCTTATTAACTAATTTCGTTTGTTGAGATAGGCCTAACTGTTTGTTGCTTGGCGATGTTCCGGgagtagattttattttgatatttggtgaatttattttctgttgaactGTTGTACCAGTCTTTAAATAGCTTAGTAAAATTTCATCAACTTGTTTGAGATTGGTAATGTTTGTAGAGTTCAATTTATTTCTGATttcctcaatttttatttttaggagtgATGTGAGGTGGGACTTATCTTGAACACTAAGTTTATCATCCTGAGCTGGTTTGGTAGGCGAATTGGTTTTATCAACAATAGGCCTACTTATTTCTTtaggtttatataaaatactatttcttaTGGGCCTACGATAGCTAGTTCTACTAACCTTAAATTGTGACGAAAACGGTTGCTGGGGGGATGAACTTGGTTCTGAGACTGCAAGCAGTGGTGTATAcctattacttacatttaattgaCTGATAGGTGTTGATGCCTGTGAGCTTGGTAGTGTTGGGTAGATTTCATCATCAGTGAAGTCTAATTGGGCGACCTGTGAATAAGATAGGCCTAGTAATCGAGATGGTTTAccttgttttttataagtaataggaaaataCTGTGCTGCCACATGATAACCTTCTTTCATGAGACTCATccgatctttaatatttttttgccttATATACTCTGGGCAATATTTAGAGTTACTGCTATGTGAATCACCGCAGTGAACACACTTGCGGGGAGCCTGACAAGGATCTGTGTGGAAGGGTCCAGCACAGTCCCTACATATTCTAGGTTTATTACAAGGTGAGTTAGCTACGTGTCCATAGGCAAAACAACGATAACATTGTTTCACTCTAATCATATAGGGGTCTACCTTCATACGAACATAATTAAGGTACACAAAATCTGGTAATTTTTCAGACTCGaaggttattttaacaaaatgagtgTTAGTGAGTTGGTCATTACCATTCACTCTACGTCTGATTCTTTCAGCCTGAATGATTGGGTATATTGACGATGCCTCAGATAAAATTTCTAATTCACTTACCTCGGGCTCTGCATAGACTACACCGAGAGTGTGTACTCTAATTGagggtacaaatacattaaattctaaCAGATGTGgtgaatttactaaattattggctgctatatagtttttacaaataacagaTATATTCTTACCAGCTCGTGTAATGTGGTCAATGTCCATATgatgttttttaagtatttttcctactgtaaatgggtttattttgttcttttttttatcctGTATGATTACCTCAAAAGGCCCTGAATTTTCAGGTTTATAGAGACGTTGTATGTAAGGCTTTTTAAGTAATGGTGGATTAAAATCATTGGTAGATTGAATTTGTTCTGAACCATCTGTGTCATTATTTTCTTGTACCCTTTTGTTTCCCCTGTTATTTAGATTTAGGTTAGAATAGTCATGATCTGTGGGCAAAATAGTACTTACTGCCTTTTGTATTTCCATGTCGCTCTCGACATGAGCTTCCATAGGCGAGGCTGAACCTGTCGACATGACAGGTCCAGCCTGAACAGGCTCAAAGTTAATAGCTTATAtgttaagatatttacaaaatatataaagtattaaatatttctagtttgaGTTAGAGGTCAGTGTGATGTTAGACAAATAGTTATACACAAAGTAGTTACCACTACCAGAGTAATTGATCTGGACGTATGCACAGAGGTTTAACCTAAAATTACAAGTCAACGATCTGAGCACTTCAACAACCAGAGCGGGAATGTATCTCACAACTTGTCTCTCTAACAAGTTGGAAGCATTTTGTAGTCTGGCCTTGAGATTTCAAAGTACCGAATCCCATTTCAACGAAAAAGAAAACAAGCAACTTGTGTAAGATATCTGATAGTCAAGAATATAAATGAGATCGTTTTCAGAATATTTGTGGACAAGACAAAACAATGgacaaaacagtatttttaagtgACAGCCCATTCTACTTAGGTAATTGAATTGTCGTGAAACTGAAAATAGTAtaagtaattgtattattaaatttatacattttttaattatgatatatacTCACTGTAAGAACAATgagataaacattaaaaataccaaCTCGTTActctttaaaactgttttatgattttatagaTAATTCTAGAATAATACTGAGTTTACCAACTAAGCTACtctgaattaaaataatctgttttGTGGATTAAATGGAAAATGTTAAGACACAAGAGTTTTTCAGGGAATATGtgtctttattattttagtcGTTTAAATAATTACATCTGCATGATTATTTTAAACCAGGAAAGGAAAAAGTAAAGAATGGTTCTCATTTCAATAGTTCATCAGTTATTTACCAGTAAAACCCTTTAACGTTACAATGGATACCCGGACACATAGTTATCAACGGAAATTAAGTtacttacaaaattttcaaacaagctagtaatgttatacatttttagatagAACATAGCTCACAGAGATTTTTCATGTTCTGACAAAGGTCAATGTACAAAGtagtgcaataaaatgtaatcaaGATGTCGTGGATATGATTTAGAACTTTAAACACAGGCACATTTTGAACACTGTAGCAATGCACAAAGATTACACCGGATTAAGTTATTGGATAGcttaattgtacaaaatttaggAGTGGTGTTGAGGAATCGattgatcatatatatatatatatataaaatcaatgtattgGTAATAATAAGGAATGTAAAGATATGTTTAAATACTTAAGAAAAGAACATTTTGCAACTCCACCACATTTACCAACCCTTATTTAAACTGATCATTAGCATCTCTGGAAACACATTAAACATTATCAAGGACCAAACTCtttgtaactaaacataaaataaataatttggtattttacacattttacttCTAGAAGTTGTTTCCatgttataaactttattttatactctaCGAACAATCCAAACGATAGAGCAAGTATGAGATCAGCTGTTctaatcaataaagaaattacacATTATAAACATCTGAAGTTGCAGCATGAGTATATGCAGGCTTCCAGTATTGTTATTGAAATTCATCATGGAACTATTACCTTGTCAGCGGTATTTTGTTCTCCTTCCTGTACCATTCGTAAAAATCAATGTTATGACTCGTGCGGCTCTCAAGAAACCTTACTGAAGAATTAATAAACCGCACTAAACTATTCCGATGGTGGTTGTTGCTCTTTAATTCCTTCTCTTCATCCCATACTCAAAAATTGTTGCCAGTTTACATGTATCGTTAGGTAATAACTGGTGGTTAGCAGCGATACAACTTCGCTTAGAATATTATAGGACTACTTTTGTGCATGCTGATATAACACATGCATCAGcgaatttaactaattaattttcgCCGACCTTAAGAACAAAAACAATGATTCATCATACCCCACCATTGTATATATCAGCAATTATCAGCGAATGTAGAAACGTGGCTTGTCTGAAACGCCTTACAACTTTCTCTCCTTAGTGAGAGAAAGTTTAGAATTAAGCCATCTTATATTTTCACGCATAAGTACctgaaaccaaaataaataacaacaagtgTAATAAGCGTGTTTGGACCTTTTTAATGACCAGGCATCAGGTATCAGGCATAACTGGTGATCGGATAAATCACTTCTACAGTACGTTAAGTTTGGTCTATTATAGGGGGCTTCTCCAATTAGAGAAAGGCACCACTGCAACTGTCATACTGTTTTACTATAGCAAGGTATTCGACTGCTTTAATCATGGACATATCTTTGACAAATTAACGACTTTAGGATACAAGGACGATCACATGATTGGTTCAAAAGCTACCTGACAGGTACACATAAAGGTGATTTGTAGTAGAGTAAAATCAGTGCCACAGAGCATCATACGTTGTGTACCACAGGAATCTATACTGGGaccagtgttttttatttaatacacaaattaCTTCCTTAGGTACATACAAAACGTTAGCAGAAACTTGACGTATACCGACGATACGGCACTTGTGTTAGGGGGAAAAGACCTAGAACAGCTGAATTAACTGCTTATACCGCATTAAAAATAGCAATACGATATTGCCAAGGAAACAATCTTGTTGTTATTGAATATAG
This genomic stretch from Homalodisca vitripennis isolate AUS2020 chromosome 6, UT_GWSS_2.1, whole genome shotgun sequence harbors:
- the LOC124364486 gene encoding uncharacterized protein LOC124364486; protein product: MSTGSASPMEAHVESDMEIQKAVSTILPTDHDYSNLNLNNRGNKRVQENNDTDGSEQIQSTNDFNPPLLKKPYIQRLYKPENSGPFEVIIQDKKKNKINPFTVGKILKKHHMDIDHITRAGKNISVICKNYIAANNLVNSPHLLEFNVFVPSIRVHTLGVVYAEPEVSELEILSEASSIYPIIQAERIRRRVNGNDQLTNTHFVKITFESEKLPDFVYLNYVRMKVDPYMIRVKQCYRCFAYGHVANSPCNKPRICRDCAGPFHTDPCQAPRKCVHCGDSHSSNSKYCPEYIRQKNIKDRMSLMKEGYHVAAQYFPITYKKQGKPSRLLGLSYSQVAQLDFTDDEIYPTLPSSQASTPISQLNVSNRYTPLLAVSEPSSSPQQPFSSQFKVSRTSYRRPIRNSILYKPKEISRPIVDKTNSPTKPAQDDKLSVQDKSHLTSLLKIKIEEIRNKLNSTNITNLKQVDEILLSYLKTGTTVQQKINSPNIKIKSTPGTSPSNKQLGLSQQTKLVNKNGNK